Proteins from a single region of Primulina tabacum isolate GXHZ01 chromosome 5, ASM2559414v2, whole genome shotgun sequence:
- the LOC142544864 gene encoding B-box zinc finger protein 20 translates to MKIQCDECGKEAYVFCTADEAALCQNCDSRIHNANKIARKHPRFSLQHPLCKESPSCDVCQERRALLFCQEDRALLCKECDVPVHRANEHTSKHNRFLLTGVKISPAANSEHQVPTPPTKFRSETEIKNSVTTDMSFQSNSVSNNSEQRSIFYGSQLVGHQGSSSTSSISEYLMESLPGWLVEDLLDPSPFRLL, encoded by the exons ATGAAGATTCAATGCGATGAATGTGGGAAGGAAGCATATGTTTTCTGCACTGCGGATGAAGCAGCCCTTTGCCAAAACTGCGATAGTCGAATCCATAACGCCAACAAAATCGCTCGCAAACATCCCCGTTTCTCCCTTCAACACCCTCTATGCAAAGAATCCCCGAGCTGCGACGTTTGCCAG GAAAGGAGGGCGTTGCTGTTTTGCCAAGAAGACAGGGCTTTACTTTGTAAAGAGTGTGATGTTCCAGTACACAGAGCCAATGAACACACCAGCAAGCACAACAGGTTTCTTCTCACCGGAGTCAAGATTTCCCCGGCCGCCAATTCCGAGCATCAAGTTCCCACACCCCCCACCAAATTTAGATCAGAAACAGAAATCAAGAATTCCGTGACCACGGACATGAGTTTCCAGTCGAATTCGGTTTCAAATAATTCGGAACAAAGGTCGATTTTTTACGGGAGTCAGCTGGTTGGCCATCAGGGTTCATCTTCAACCAGCAGCATATCAGAGTATTTAATGGAGAGTTTACCTGGTTGGCTTGTTGAGGATTTGCTGGATCCTTCTCCATTTCGGTTACTGTAA
- the LOC142547068 gene encoding V-type proton ATPase subunit a3-like isoform X1, producing the protein MGDRGRGGCCPPMDLMRSEPMQLVQIIIPVESANLSISYLGDIGLIQFKDLNVEKSPFQRTYATQIKRCGEMARKLRFFRDQMSKAGLSPEARSTTQPVLSLDDLEVKLGDLEAELVEINANSEKLQRSYNELGEYRLVLQKAGEFFNSAMSSAEARQTEYSSNQSGEESLETPLLSEQGVTVDSTKQVKLGFITGLVPRGKSMAFERILFRATRGNVFLKQAAVDETVIDPVSGEKVEKNVFAIFFSGERSKNKILKICEAFGANRYAFNEDLSKQAQIVTETSGRLSELKTTIDAGLVHRGNLLQIIGEQFEQWNFLVRKEKSIYHTLNMLSIDVTKKCLVAEGWSPVFASKQIQDALHRATHDSNSQVDAIFQILQTREMPPTYFRTNKFTTAYQEIVDAYGVAKYQEANPGVFTIVTFPFLFAVMFGDWGHGICLLLATLFFIIREKKLSSQKLGDIMEMTFGGRYVILLMALFSIYTGLIYNEFFSVPFELFARSAYVCRDTSCRDSTTVGLIKERDTYPFGVDPAWHGTRSELPFLNSLKMKMSILLGVSQMNLGIILSYFNAKFFKNSLNTWFQFIPQMIFLNSLFGYLSVLVIIKWCTGSQADLYHVMIYMFLSPTDELGENQLFPGQKTAQLVLLLLALVSVPWMLFPKPFLLKREHNRHHGESYAPLPGTDESLQPEANHNSHVHEEFEFSEVFVHQLIHTIEFVLGAVSNTASYLRLWALSLAHSELSSVFYEKVLLLAWGYNNVIILIVGIIVFIFATVGVLLVMETLSAFLHALRLHWVEFQNKFYEGDGYKFYPFSFALIDYEEE; encoded by the exons ATGGGGGATAGGGGGAGAGGAGGATGCTGTCCGCCGATGGATCTGATGCGGTCCGAACCGATGCAGCTCGTCCAAATCATTATCCCCGTCGAATCTGCTAATCTCTCAATCTCGTACCTTGGAGACATCGGTCTTATACAATTCAAAGAT CTGAATGTGGAAAAAAGTCCATTCCAACGAACATATGCCACCCAG ATTAAAAGATGCGGAGAAATGGCACGAAAGTTGAGATTTTTTCGTGACCAAATGTCAAAGGCAGGGTTGTCACCTGAAGCAAGATCTACGACACAACCTGTTCTTAGTTTGGATGACCTTGAG GTTAAACTCGGGGACCTTGAAGCTGAGCTGGTTGAAATAAACGCAAATAGTGAAAAGTTGCAGCGATCCTATAACGAACTAGGAGAATACAGGCTCGTTCTCCAAAAG GCTGGTGAATTTTTTAACTCTGCAATGAGCAGTGCTGAGGCTCGTCAAACAGAATACTCATCAAATCAAAGTGGTGAGGAGTCCTTGGAAACTCCACTATTATCAGAGCAG GGAGTGACAGTTGATTCTACCAAGCAAGTTAAATTAGGATTCATCACTGGACTTGTTCCCAGGGGGAAATCAATGGCCTTTGAGAGGATTTTATTCCGTGCTACCAGGGGTAACGTGTTTCTGAAGCAGGCTGCAGTTGATGAGACAGTCATTGATCCTGTATCTGGGGAGAAG GTCGAAAAAAATGTATTTGCTATCTTCTTTTCTGGAGAGAGGTCAAAAAACAAAATTCTCAAAATATGTGAAGCATTTGGAGCAAATCGGTATGCTTTCAATGAGGACCTGAGCAAGCAAGCTCAAATTGTTACGGAG ACCTCCGGTAGACTCTCAGAGTTAAAAACTACAATTGATGCGGGCCTGGTGCATCGTGGAAACTTGCTGCAAATTATTGGAGAACAATTCGAGCAATGGAACTTCTTG gtGAGGAAGGAGAAATCCATTTATCATACTCTGAATATGCTCAGCATAGATGTCACCAAGAAATGTCTAGTGGCAGAAGGATGGAGTCCTGTTTTTGCATCAAAACAG ATTCAGGATGCATTGCATAGGGCTACACATGACTCCAATTCACAAGTTGATGCTATTTTTCAAATCTTGCAAACACGTGAAATGCCACCTACATATTTTCGAACAAACAAATTCACTACAGCTTACCAAGAGATTGTTGATGCATATGG AGTTGCCAAGTATCAGGAAGCAAACCCTGGTGTATTCACCATTGTCACGTTTCCATTCCTTTTTGCTGTCATGTTTGGTGACTGGGGTCATGGCATATGCCTTCTACTAGCAACACTATTTTTTATTATCAGAGAGAAAAAACTCTCTAGTCAG AAACTTGGAGACATCATGGAAATGACCTTCGGTggtcgatatgtcattctgcTTATGGCACTTTTCTCAATTTACACCGGGTTGATCTATAATGAATTTTTTTCTGTGCCATTTGAATTATTTGCTCGTTCAGCGTATGTGTGTCGTGATACATCTTGCAG GGATTCTACTACTGTGGGCTTGATTAAAGAACGAGACACCTACCCGTTTGGAGTGGACCCTGCATGGCATGGTACACGCAGTGAGCTACCATTCCTTAATTCATTGAAAATGAAAATGTCCATCCTACTTGGAGTTTCTCAGATGAACCTGGGAATAATATTGAGCTACTTTAATGCCAAATTCTTCAAGAATAGCCTGAATACATG GTTCCAATTTATTCCCCAAATGATATTCTTGAACAGTCTGTTTGGCTACCTTTCTGTCCTTGTTATCATTAAATGGTGCACTGGATCCCAAGCTGACTTATATCATGTTATGATATACATGTTTTTGAGTCCTACGGATGAGCTTGGTGAAAACCAGCTGTTCCCTGGTCAGAAGACAGCTCAG CTTGTTTTGTTACTGTTGGCACTTGTTTCTGTACCATGGATGTTGTTCCCAAAGCCATTCCTTTTGAAGCGAGAACACAAC AGGCACCATGGAGAGTCTTATGCACCCCTTCCAGGAACAGACGAGTCGTTGCAACCGGAAGCAAATCACAATTCCCATGTTCACGAAGAGTTCGAATTCAGTGAAGTTTTTGTGCACCAACTTATCCATACAATAGAATTTGTGCTCGGGGCAGTCTCAAATACAGCGTCTTATCTTCGTTTATGGGCTCTTAG TCTTGCCCACTCTGAGTTGTCCAGTGTGTTCTACGAGAAGGTTCTTCTACTTGCATGGGG ATATAACAATGTAATTATCCTTATTGTTGGCATAATCGTCTTCATATTCGCCACTGTTGGTGTGTTGTTAGTGATGGAAACACTTAGTGCCTTCCTCCATGCCTTGAGACTACATTGGGTGGAGTTCCAAAATAAGTTCTATGAAGGAGATGGATACAAGTTTTATCCATTCTCATTTGCCTTAATCGATTACGAAGAGGAATGA
- the LOC142547066 gene encoding BEL1-like homeodomain protein 7: protein MLTKKENLETKFMATYFPKSNNQSDAATMLYSRDPLPGSYSETPVIPGNTMMYMNFSPSSGPFSDALAGNSQRQSTCFEIQPADNSEPGSSQQEIMLNFGGSRIVEHDLSSWKDGRNEMLMMHSINGGRVLQGQGLSLSLGTHIPSGMQIPQIPYQNDTSSFSSFLGPNPSHSNDERGGNQSFEEDDNSRTRQLSYNEYVLSCIQGSNADAIKSDSYGMSSMTRAIPNSKYMKAAQQLLDEVVNVQKAIKEQSFKKELVKDSKEGDGGLGDGGSDPSQAGVSSVLPESSSNSTNELPAAEKQDLQNKLTKLLAMMDEVDRRYKQYYHQMKIVVSSFDVIAGSGAAKPYTALALLTISRHFRCLRDAINGQIQGARKNLGEQDDSSNGKGIVISRLRYVDKQLRQQRALQQLGMMPQHAWRPQRGLPETSVSILRAWLFEHFLHPYPKDSDKIMLARQTGLTRSQVSNWFINARVRLWKPMVEEMYKEETGDAEVDSNSSSETTPRTTKTDAKTSQDKGEDFHQISTSSGQLLASNSIPMPDVEMVELDNNPSFQPPSKYCTRKSGDEQRQIDETPLFQDSMGHSNYGTDRFIEAAYHISEFERFGNGSGKISLTLGLQQSAGGSIPICNDTPYGFVNTRGSDAYNASNLAMETEITEFDCIDSENRQQRFVPPRLLHDFVA from the exons ATGTTAACCAAGAAGGAAAATCTTGAAACAAAATTCATGGCTACATATTTTCCAAAATCAAACAATCAAAGTGATGCTGCAACGATGCTCTATTCAAGGGATCCTTTGCCTGGTTCTTATTCAGAAACACCAGTTATTCCCGGAAACACGATGATGTATATGAATTTCTCGCCTTCCTCAGGGCCTTTTTCAGATGCACTTGCTGGGAATTCTCAAAGGCAAAGCACCTGTTTTGAAATTCAGCCTGCTGACAATTCTGAGCCTGGCTCATCTCAGCAAGAAATAATGCTAAATTTCGGAGGTTCCCGAATTGTAGAACATGATTTAAGCTCATGGAAAGATGGTAGAAACGAGATGCTAATGATGCACTCCATAAATGGTGGTCGTGTTCTTCAAGGTCAAGGATTATCCCTTAGTCTCGGTACACACATACCCTCAGGAATGCAGATACCACAGATCCCGTATCAGAATGATACTTCCAGTTTCTCATCATTCTTGGGTCCGAACCCATCACACTCTAATGATGAGAGGGGTGGGAACCAGTCTTTCGAAGAAGATGACAATTCACGAACTAGGCAGTTGAGCTATAACGAATATGTTCTTTCTTGTATTCAAGGATCCAATGCCGATGCAATAAAATCCGATTCATATGGCATGTCAAGCATGACACGAGCCATTCCTAACTCAAAATACATGAAAGCTGCACAACAACTGCTTGATGAAGTTGTTAATGTCCAAAAAGCTATTAAGGAACAAAGTTTCAAGAAAGAGTTAGTAAAGGACTCAAAAGAAGGTGATGGGGGCTTGGGAGATGGCGGTTCAGATCCTTCTCAAGCAGGAGTATCTTCAGTTCTACCTGAGTCAAGCAGCAACTCCACTAATGAACTTCCAGCTGCTGAGAAGCAGGATTTGCAGAATAAATTGACAAAGCTTTTGGCAATGATGGACGAG GTTGACAGGCGATACAAGCAGTATTATCATCAGATGAAGATAGTGGTGTCTTCCTTTGATGTGATAGCTGGATCTGGGGCAGCTAAACCGTACACGGCACTTGCCCTTCTCACAATTTCTCGCCATTTTCGCTGCTTGCGTGATGCTATAAATGGCCAGATTCAAGGAGCACGAAAAAACCTTGGTGAGCAAGATGATTCTTCAAATGGAAAAGGGATTGTCATATCACGCCTACGTTACGTGGACAAGCAACTCAGACAACAGAGAGCCCTTCAGCAGCTTGGAATGATGCCACAGCATGCATGGAGGCCACAGAGGGGACTTCCTGAAACATCTGTTTCAATCTTGCGTGCTTGGCTTTTCGAGCACTTCCTCCATCC ATATCCAAAAGATTCTGACAAGATAATGTTAGCTAGGCAAACGGGACTAACAAGAAGTCAG GTCTCAAATTGGTTCATAAATGCTCGAGTCCGGCTTTGGAAGCCCATGGTTGAAGAAATGTACAAAGAAGAGACCGGTGACGCGGAAGTCGACTCTAATTCTTCCTCAGAAACCACACCAAGAACCACAAAAACTGATGCCAAAACATCTCAGGATAAAGGAGAAGATTTTCACCAAATCTCCACCTCTTCTGGCCAGCTCCTTGCCTCGAATTCCATCCCCATGCCCGACGTAGAAATGGTGGAACTGGATAACAATCCCAGTTTCCAACCTCCAAGCAAGTACTGTACAAGAAAATCAGGAGACGAGCAGAGGCAGATTGATGAGACTCCTCTCTTTCAAGATTCTATGGGACATTCAAATTATGGTACCGACCGATTTATTGAAGCTGCATACCATATTTCGGAATTCGAAAGATTTGGAAATGGGAGTGGAAAGATTTCACTCACACTAGGATTGCAGCAGAGCGCAGGTGGTAGCATTCCAATTTGTAATGATACTCCCTATGGTTTTGTGAATACAAGAGGATCTGATGCATATAATGCATCAAATTTGGCTATGGAGACTGAGATTACAGAATTCGATTGTATCGATTCTGAAAATCGGCAGCAACGGTTCGTCCCTCCCCGTCTTTTACATGACTTTGTAGCATGA
- the LOC142547068 gene encoding V-type proton ATPase subunit a3-like isoform X2, translating into MSSAEARQTEYSSNQSGEESLETPLLSEQGVTVDSTKQVKLGFITGLVPRGKSMAFERILFRATRGNVFLKQAAVDETVIDPVSGEKVEKNVFAIFFSGERSKNKILKICEAFGANRYAFNEDLSKQAQIVTETSGRLSELKTTIDAGLVHRGNLLQIIGEQFEQWNFLVRKEKSIYHTLNMLSIDVTKKCLVAEGWSPVFASKQIQDALHRATHDSNSQVDAIFQILQTREMPPTYFRTNKFTTAYQEIVDAYGVAKYQEANPGVFTIVTFPFLFAVMFGDWGHGICLLLATLFFIIREKKLSSQKLGDIMEMTFGGRYVILLMALFSIYTGLIYNEFFSVPFELFARSAYVCRDTSCRDSTTVGLIKERDTYPFGVDPAWHGTRSELPFLNSLKMKMSILLGVSQMNLGIILSYFNAKFFKNSLNTWFQFIPQMIFLNSLFGYLSVLVIIKWCTGSQADLYHVMIYMFLSPTDELGENQLFPGQKTAQLVLLLLALVSVPWMLFPKPFLLKREHNRHHGESYAPLPGTDESLQPEANHNSHVHEEFEFSEVFVHQLIHTIEFVLGAVSNTASYLRLWALSLAHSELSSVFYEKVLLLAWGYNNVIILIVGIIVFIFATVGVLLVMETLSAFLHALRLHWVEFQNKFYEGDGYKFYPFSFALIDYEEE; encoded by the exons ATGAGCAGTGCTGAGGCTCGTCAAACAGAATACTCATCAAATCAAAGTGGTGAGGAGTCCTTGGAAACTCCACTATTATCAGAGCAG GGAGTGACAGTTGATTCTACCAAGCAAGTTAAATTAGGATTCATCACTGGACTTGTTCCCAGGGGGAAATCAATGGCCTTTGAGAGGATTTTATTCCGTGCTACCAGGGGTAACGTGTTTCTGAAGCAGGCTGCAGTTGATGAGACAGTCATTGATCCTGTATCTGGGGAGAAG GTCGAAAAAAATGTATTTGCTATCTTCTTTTCTGGAGAGAGGTCAAAAAACAAAATTCTCAAAATATGTGAAGCATTTGGAGCAAATCGGTATGCTTTCAATGAGGACCTGAGCAAGCAAGCTCAAATTGTTACGGAG ACCTCCGGTAGACTCTCAGAGTTAAAAACTACAATTGATGCGGGCCTGGTGCATCGTGGAAACTTGCTGCAAATTATTGGAGAACAATTCGAGCAATGGAACTTCTTG gtGAGGAAGGAGAAATCCATTTATCATACTCTGAATATGCTCAGCATAGATGTCACCAAGAAATGTCTAGTGGCAGAAGGATGGAGTCCTGTTTTTGCATCAAAACAG ATTCAGGATGCATTGCATAGGGCTACACATGACTCCAATTCACAAGTTGATGCTATTTTTCAAATCTTGCAAACACGTGAAATGCCACCTACATATTTTCGAACAAACAAATTCACTACAGCTTACCAAGAGATTGTTGATGCATATGG AGTTGCCAAGTATCAGGAAGCAAACCCTGGTGTATTCACCATTGTCACGTTTCCATTCCTTTTTGCTGTCATGTTTGGTGACTGGGGTCATGGCATATGCCTTCTACTAGCAACACTATTTTTTATTATCAGAGAGAAAAAACTCTCTAGTCAG AAACTTGGAGACATCATGGAAATGACCTTCGGTggtcgatatgtcattctgcTTATGGCACTTTTCTCAATTTACACCGGGTTGATCTATAATGAATTTTTTTCTGTGCCATTTGAATTATTTGCTCGTTCAGCGTATGTGTGTCGTGATACATCTTGCAG GGATTCTACTACTGTGGGCTTGATTAAAGAACGAGACACCTACCCGTTTGGAGTGGACCCTGCATGGCATGGTACACGCAGTGAGCTACCATTCCTTAATTCATTGAAAATGAAAATGTCCATCCTACTTGGAGTTTCTCAGATGAACCTGGGAATAATATTGAGCTACTTTAATGCCAAATTCTTCAAGAATAGCCTGAATACATG GTTCCAATTTATTCCCCAAATGATATTCTTGAACAGTCTGTTTGGCTACCTTTCTGTCCTTGTTATCATTAAATGGTGCACTGGATCCCAAGCTGACTTATATCATGTTATGATATACATGTTTTTGAGTCCTACGGATGAGCTTGGTGAAAACCAGCTGTTCCCTGGTCAGAAGACAGCTCAG CTTGTTTTGTTACTGTTGGCACTTGTTTCTGTACCATGGATGTTGTTCCCAAAGCCATTCCTTTTGAAGCGAGAACACAAC AGGCACCATGGAGAGTCTTATGCACCCCTTCCAGGAACAGACGAGTCGTTGCAACCGGAAGCAAATCACAATTCCCATGTTCACGAAGAGTTCGAATTCAGTGAAGTTTTTGTGCACCAACTTATCCATACAATAGAATTTGTGCTCGGGGCAGTCTCAAATACAGCGTCTTATCTTCGTTTATGGGCTCTTAG TCTTGCCCACTCTGAGTTGTCCAGTGTGTTCTACGAGAAGGTTCTTCTACTTGCATGGGG ATATAACAATGTAATTATCCTTATTGTTGGCATAATCGTCTTCATATTCGCCACTGTTGGTGTGTTGTTAGTGATGGAAACACTTAGTGCCTTCCTCCATGCCTTGAGACTACATTGGGTGGAGTTCCAAAATAAGTTCTATGAAGGAGATGGATACAAGTTTTATCCATTCTCATTTGCCTTAATCGATTACGAAGAGGAATGA